A genomic region of uncultured Methanobrevibacter sp. contains the following coding sequences:
- a CDS encoding winged helix-turn-helix transcriptional regulator: MKAFKKRGALTHFQILSEISKQDPHLKQKDLAKKLGITIQAVSENIKTLIELGYITSKDGRSPYKITQSGIDKVKKDAISLRKYSDSVLETMNHYKTIWPAIATEKLEKDDIVGLYMDNGVLYAHKKEENATGVVLEDAEANMDVALTNLTGIIDMAVGEVTVINVPTIKDGGSKASDLNLIKNIYDKGTNTNEAFDKISVAGTVSRAIANKLDLPIDIEFAAPQASANAARKGLNVLAICVGDMSKAFTRELEKEKIKFNIIDGGK; this comes from the coding sequence ATGAAGGCATTTAAAAAGAGAGGTGCATTGACACATTTCCAAATATTAAGTGAAATATCAAAACAAGACCCACACCTCAAACAAAAAGATTTGGCTAAAAAATTAGGGATTACAATACAGGCTGTTTCAGAAAATATCAAAACTCTTATCGAATTAGGATATATCACTTCCAAAGACGGAAGATCACCTTACAAAATTACACAAAGTGGTATTGATAAAGTAAAAAAGGATGCAATTAGCTTAAGAAAATATTCCGATTCAGTTTTAGAAACAATGAATCATTATAAAACCATCTGGCCAGCTATTGCGACAGAAAAACTAGAAAAAGACGATATTGTCGGATTATACATGGACAACGGAGTGTTGTACGCTCACAAAAAAGAGGAAAATGCAACAGGAGTTGTTCTGGAAGATGCTGAAGCAAATATGGATGTGGCATTAACTAACCTGACAGGAATCATTGACATGGCTGTTGGTGAAGTTACCGTCATTAACGTGCCGACCATCAAGGATGGAGGATCCAAAGCGTCTGACTTAAACTTAATTAAAAACATATACGACAAGGGAACAAATACCAACGAAGCTTTTGATAAAATCTCCGTTGCCGGAACAGTTTCACGTGCTATTGCAAACAAACTTGATTTACCGATTGACATCGAATTTGCCGCACCACAGGCAAGTGCAAATGCTGCCCGTAAAGGACTGAATGTTCTTGCAATCTGTGTTGGAGACATGAGCAAAGCGTTTACACGTGAACTTGAAAAAGAAAAAATTAAATTCAATATCATAGATGGTGGAAAATAA
- the recJ gene encoding single-stranded-DNA-specific exonuclease RecJ codes for MMQIPQLMSEQYSQARELIESSQDIKVYSHIDCDGICSGAILSTILDRQDKEHEIEFVNLDVLDNIELTHELTIFSDLGSGQLVDGKATKGQKILILDHHPPLRDLNYKDDKDYTYLEINPHHHGIDGSYYVCGGGLCYFLSKEFGYTDLSWIGVLSAIGDMQNTHSGHFEGLNSLIEQDAIDGGYLEVIRNDLNIYGRNTRPLFVALSYFNDVQLPITNNTAETMAILEELGIDEKHHRKTLNELTMEDKSKLYQRLSGMISQVVPGRYVQYIPQLIIGDSYTFLKEDRDSFLRDASEFSTAMNACGRNHEEKIAMEVLKGDRIVALDQLETVSRDHRRNLAQSIEKVADSEQSNIIELENLQYFDGTGIKPEIVGTITGMILGYCNWKKPVIGFTQTDEEGLKISLRCSRLLSYDGIHFGNIIRKISAEVGGSGGGHSMACGAYIPIKKKEEFLERFNNELKGKLTN; via the coding sequence ATTATGCAAATACCACAACTAATGTCTGAACAATATTCACAGGCAAGGGAACTCATCGAATCATCACAGGACATTAAGGTATATTCCCACATTGACTGTGACGGAATCTGTTCAGGCGCAATACTATCAACCATACTAGACAGACAGGATAAGGAACATGAAATCGAATTCGTCAATTTAGACGTCCTTGACAATATCGAACTGACACATGAACTTACAATCTTTTCGGATTTGGGTTCAGGCCAGCTTGTTGACGGCAAGGCAACGAAAGGACAAAAGATTCTAATACTTGACCACCACCCCCCACTAAGGGATTTGAACTATAAGGACGACAAGGATTACACTTATCTGGAAATAAACCCTCATCATCACGGCATTGACGGATCATACTATGTATGCGGAGGAGGATTGTGCTATTTCCTTTCAAAAGAATTCGGATACACAGATTTGAGCTGGATTGGTGTTTTATCAGCCATTGGAGACATGCAGAATACTCATTCAGGCCATTTTGAAGGACTAAATAGCCTTATAGAACAGGATGCGATTGACGGAGGATACCTTGAAGTCATAAGAAATGACCTCAATATCTACGGAAGGAATACCCGTCCGCTGTTTGTTGCACTTTCATACTTCAATGACGTCCAACTGCCGATTACAAACAACACCGCCGAAACCATGGCCATTCTCGAAGAACTTGGAATCGATGAAAAGCACCACAGGAAAACATTGAATGAACTTACAATGGAAGACAAGTCAAAGCTATACCAACGTCTTTCAGGAATGATATCACAAGTGGTGCCAGGACGATATGTTCAATATATTCCCCAATTAATTATAGGTGATTCATATACCTTCCTAAAGGAGGACAGAGACAGTTTTTTAAGAGATGCATCTGAATTTTCAACAGCCATGAATGCCTGTGGAAGAAATCACGAAGAGAAAATAGCAATGGAAGTTTTAAAAGGTGACAGAATTGTTGCATTGGACCAACTGGAAACTGTCAGTAGAGATCACCGTAGAAATTTAGCCCAATCCATAGAAAAAGTTGCGGATAGTGAACAGTCAAATATAATTGAACTTGAAAACTTGCAATATTTTGATGGAACTGGTATTAAACCTGAAATCGTCGGTACAATAACCGGAATGATTTTAGGATACTGTAATTGGAAAAAACCAGTTATAGGATTTACCCAAACTGATGAAGAGGGATTAAAAATATCTTTAAGATGCTCCAGACTGCTTTCATACGATGGAATTCATTTTGGAAATATAATTCGTAAGATTTCCGCAGAAGTTGGGGGAAGTGGTGGAGGCCACTCCATGGCATGCGGAGCTTATATACCTATTAAGAAAAAAGAAGAATTCCTTGAACGTTTCAACAATGAACTCAAAGGCAAACTAACAAATTAG
- a CDS encoding DUF4314 domain-containing protein has translation MFRNDKKMIETKYPVGTTVELVSMNDPQAPPVGTRGVIYHIDDIGQIHVKWENGSGLALIYGEDDFKIVNE, from the coding sequence ATGTTTAGAAATGACAAGAAAATGATTGAAACAAAATATCCTGTTGGTACAACAGTAGAATTGGTAAGTATGAATGACCCACAAGCACCTCCAGTAGGCACTCGTGGTGTCATTTACCACATTGATGACATTGGTCAAATACATGTGAAATGGGAAAACGGCAGTGGATTAGCACTGATCTATGGTGAAGATGATTTTAAAATTGTAAATGAATAA
- a CDS encoding pseudomurein-binding repeat-containing protein encodes MVKKEEIKKLSEKVKEYVEKNKKAPNSVKINNKFFSYAECFYIFSYTINHLNKEFNVKSAKKCSNPTGSSINEKIYENDYKDQSKRIVQFITQNGTVPNYVTTTKTRVKVNPDLVLYNLSKILVFYFKNNRLPNYSTYNSNDLKSAAKTTTNNCSNPYKSSPHPSKKGCDAMGQNTGYYCGVCALQHSLYKFGIYVSQSQLAKWAGTTTSGTSHEGIRTAVAMVNKKYNVNITVQEKNFKDLGITGLAKLICKKNVDAIIHLNYRDRWGHYESINEINVKTNMFKILNSLGNKCTSSCYCGYIENRSLAVEKSYISGISQKSVLILTKN; translated from the coding sequence ATGGTAAAAAAAGAAGAAATAAAAAAATTAAGTGAAAAAGTCAAGGAATATGTTGAAAAGAACAAGAAAGCACCTAATTCTGTTAAAATAAACAATAAATTTTTTAGTTATGCAGAATGTTTTTACATTTTCTCCTACACTATAAATCATTTAAACAAGGAGTTCAATGTCAAAAGTGCTAAAAAATGTAGTAATCCAACAGGTTCTTCGATAAATGAAAAAATCTATGAAAACGACTATAAAGACCAATCTAAAAGAATAGTGCAGTTTATAACTCAAAATGGAACTGTACCTAATTATGTTACGACCACTAAAACAAGAGTAAAAGTGAATCCTGACTTGGTATTGTACAACCTATCAAAAATATTGGTATTCTACTTTAAAAACAACCGATTGCCTAATTACAGTACATATAACTCAAACGATTTAAAAAGCGCTGCTAAAACTACAACTAACAATTGCAGTAATCCTTATAAATCATCTCCTCACCCATCTAAAAAAGGTTGCGATGCAATGGGTCAAAATACTGGTTATTACTGTGGAGTTTGTGCCTTACAACATTCATTGTATAAATTTGGAATATATGTCAGCCAATCACAATTAGCAAAATGGGCTGGCACTACCACTTCAGGAACAAGCCACGAAGGTATCAGGACAGCCGTTGCAATGGTAAACAAAAAATACAATGTAAATATTACTGTTCAGGAGAAAAATTTCAAAGATTTAGGAATAACTGGTCTTGCAAAGCTTATTTGTAAAAAGAATGTTGATGCAATCATACATTTGAATTATCGTGACAGATGGGGACACTATGAGTCTATAAATGAAATTAATGTGAAAACAAATATGTTCAAGATTTTAAATTCACTTGGAAACAAATGTACTAGTTCCTGTTATTGTGGATATATTGAGAATAGATCATTAGCTGTCGAAAAGTCATATATCAGTGGCATTAGCCAAAAATCCGTATTGATTTTAACAAAAAACTGA
- a CDS encoding phage baseplate protein yields MSNRTLIDEFITLIHSEANNNPPPKSCKIVKNYGDEPYSDVEVEDLGILIYKKTIGTTNIGSEGIICFLNGDLNQSIVITDSITEIDLSEIYNALNDLDNSKSNINHLHPQYLTEHQDLSNYANRTELNNSLAMKVGYGDLFDLIYPVGSIYMSVNDVNPAYLFGGTWVQIKDKFLLASGESYSNGSSGGSADAVVVSHNHTQNAHNHTQNAHNHTPNSNANFVNSEKGINLALTSKRNMSYTSGSHYYMYTSNHGGIGEQANTANTTATNKSETATNNPAGVDGKGKNLPPYLAVNVWQRTE; encoded by the coding sequence ATGTCAAATAGAACATTAATAGATGAATTTATCACATTAATCCACAGTGAAGCAAATAACAATCCTCCTCCAAAATCCTGTAAAATAGTCAAAAATTACGGTGATGAACCGTATTCAGATGTAGAGGTGGAGGATTTAGGCATATTAATCTACAAAAAAACAATCGGAACAACTAATATTGGTAGTGAAGGAATAATTTGTTTTTTGAATGGAGATTTGAATCAATCAATCGTAATAACAGATAGTATTACGGAAATTGATTTATCAGAGATTTATAATGCATTAAATGATTTAGATAATTCTAAATCTAATATTAACCATTTGCACCCACAATACTTGACAGAACATCAGGATTTAAGCAATTATGCTAATAGAACTGAATTAAATAACTCATTAGCAATGAAAGTTGGTTATGGCGATTTATTTGATTTGATTTATCCTGTTGGAAGCATTTATATGAGTGTAAACGATGTTAATCCAGCTTATCTCTTTGGAGGAACATGGGTGCAAATCAAAGATAAATTCTTATTAGCAAGTGGGGAGTCATATTCCAATGGGTCAAGTGGAGGTTCGGCAGATGCTGTTGTCGTATCACACAATCACACACAGAATGCCCATAACCACACTCAAAATGCTCATAATCATACTCCAAATAGTAATGCTAATTTTGTTAATTCTGAAAAAGGAATTAATTTAGCACTTACTTCCAAAAGAAATATGAGTTATACTTCAGGTTCACATTATTATATGTATACTTCAAATCATGGAGGAATTGGTGAACAAGCAAATACTGCAAATACTACTGCGACTAATAAATCAGAAACTGCCACTAACAATCCTGCAGGTGTAGATGGGAAAGGAAAAAACTTACCACCCTATTTGGCAGTGAATGTTTGGCAAAGAACGGAATAA
- a CDS encoding baseplate J/gp47 family protein, producing MPIENESFYNIIGDEISRESIVERMINYYKEKLEVGETRVTDFNEGSEIRNLLESIAVDLYDLMEDNYEATKIAFISSAYGEWLDLHGENPLINLPRDTGSEAVGFVTFTIPDVRTVDIIIPEETLLVCEDNDLEYVTDSEAVIVAGDTSVDVYCTCLTVGEDGNCPANTITMIDDDTVDETVEVTNNEAFSDGTDYEEDDEYQERLLSAIRIDNFGSIGYYQDLGNNIDGVHDIFLIDDESYTRKILVNGYDKPVSEEVLVNVLQEFTRPENIVLGHRFIVDVPEYIVLNLNLDLVVEYEFEDELIVNRLQSFFNGGVTDDGFDFNGFSIGQNLNENILYSALESLDGVLRASATILDDDSNLSSITVNNNQVIKLGEISINKTLVDE from the coding sequence TTGCCGATAGAGAATGAAAGTTTTTACAATATCATTGGAGATGAAATCTCTCGTGAAAGTATTGTAGAGAGAATGATAAATTATTATAAGGAAAAATTAGAAGTGGGTGAAACACGAGTAACTGATTTTAACGAAGGTTCTGAGATTAGAAACCTTTTAGAGTCAATTGCCGTTGATTTATATGACTTAATGGAAGATAATTATGAAGCCACCAAAATTGCTTTTATATCATCTGCTTATGGAGAATGGCTTGATTTACACGGCGAAAATCCTTTAATCAATCTTCCTCGTGATACTGGTTCAGAGGCTGTTGGATTTGTAACTTTTACCATACCTGATGTTAGAACAGTAGATATTATCATTCCAGAAGAAACATTGCTCGTTTGCGAAGATAATGATCTCGAATATGTTACTGATTCCGAAGCTGTTATAGTTGCAGGAGATACAAGTGTAGATGTCTATTGTACTTGTCTGACAGTTGGAGAAGATGGAAATTGTCCTGCAAACACTATAACAATGATTGATGATGATACCGTTGATGAAACTGTTGAAGTGACAAATAATGAAGCTTTTAGTGATGGTACAGATTATGAGGAAGATGACGAATACCAAGAAAGACTTTTAAGTGCCATTAGAATTGATAACTTTGGAAGTATTGGATATTATCAGGATTTAGGCAATAATATTGATGGAGTTCATGATATTTTTTTAATTGATGATGAATCATATACTCGCAAAATCCTTGTCAACGGATATGATAAACCTGTTTCTGAGGAAGTTTTAGTGAATGTTTTACAGGAGTTCACTAGACCAGAGAATATCGTGTTAGGTCATCGGTTTATAGTCGATGTTCCAGAATATATTGTCTTAAATCTGAATTTGGATTTGGTAGTCGAATATGAGTTTGAGGATGAATTAATTGTAAATAGGTTGCAGTCATTCTTTAATGGTGGGGTAACTGATGATGGTTTTGATTTCAATGGTTTTTCAATAGGTCAAAATCTAAATGAAAACATTTTATATTCAGCTTTGGAGAGTTTAGATGGAGTTTTAAGAGCTTCTGCAACTATCCTTGATGATGATTCAAATTTAAGTTCTATTACTGTTAATAATAATCAGGTAATTAAACTTGGTGAAATATCAATTAATAAAACATTAGTTGATGAATAG
- a CDS encoding transglutaminase-like domain-containing protein, translating into MAVSSIVEKVYYDTNLVQNHSILYVGRFGNAKSKTLGKDFWKNKLQIYWTKYQIKETDMRQKTATFTSPHYFDLTTGLYTILISSPYHEDFGGIILTVDYDKSTGLYSYQCQDFSRKYQSKFSLISKNNSYYDLLRLFITQNGVNNGKGRVSAKKLPKYKNELAGLRPKLYYDQGIWGNGINSNPMKSVTQMVFRDVSYIEAIRNLVFSTGAYIDVYFNKYGVLQIEPFSKEDWLLSGIYLTTPELASSKFKFDTTNIITGVVVNSQDRLKKGHSYSSTKLVRLDLSAFFGNLTTSIDNPNATTTTKTSSSKTVSSKKSTNTKQKEGTGITVFMNIDNIHSKSKDMKLMKDIGKYLKKRGYKVEIGGIGPSYHYSQINRVKKNGIYMCIYGGACAGTLKEHWTSNHYKNVLKKKKAKMVVAFLSPPSTNIHNLKWLPRAHDDNFSPSGFRGVSNPEKHLLNAGVGVVIGKNAKEIASKFPNFKTTAKKTTKKTKKTKTTPISTNTALSINNEMASARNRLSDSIRDLLSLKLTIPLGNPLLKKLHTNMFLYTELPTEFVLENFSTLAEVLNSTYNRYVGYSLNRWYIEAVTITNDGTKFDAEVEVNPFPSSVRQYRESRLKWENDYKSAQQSNSSSSKKSSKSKTTSKSKKNTSLKGGEGKVIDNLVKKIVGNETNDLKKAKLIHSWLLDNVNYSGYTNSKYKTPVKCYNNRKHLNCADTSRLTASMFRSAGINCFVVHSTCHYYTVMKYKGKLYCSDATSKQRSFNTYWKGSSCHSGKTVKFTGKNCYYAVCGKNPCS; encoded by the coding sequence ATGGCAGTAAGCAGTATTGTTGAAAAAGTGTATTATGACACTAATCTTGTTCAAAATCATTCTATTCTTTATGTAGGTAGGTTCGGAAATGCCAAATCAAAAACACTTGGAAAGGATTTTTGGAAAAATAAATTACAGATTTACTGGACTAAATATCAGATTAAAGAAACTGATATGAGGCAAAAGACTGCAACTTTCACTAGCCCACATTATTTTGACTTAACTACTGGTTTATATACAATTTTGATTAGCAGTCCTTACCACGAAGACTTTGGAGGCATCATATTAACTGTAGATTATGACAAATCAACAGGATTATACAGTTACCAATGTCAAGACTTCAGTAGAAAGTACCAAAGCAAATTTAGTTTGATTTCTAAAAACAACAGTTATTATGATTTATTAAGATTATTTATCACTCAAAATGGTGTAAATAATGGAAAAGGAAGAGTATCTGCTAAAAAATTACCTAAATACAAAAATGAACTTGCAGGACTCAGACCCAAACTGTATTATGATCAAGGAATTTGGGGCAATGGTATAAACTCCAATCCAATGAAATCAGTTACACAAATGGTCTTCCGTGATGTGTCATATATTGAAGCAATCCGCAATTTAGTGTTTAGTACAGGAGCTTATATTGATGTATACTTCAATAAATATGGTGTACTTCAAATAGAACCATTCAGCAAAGAAGATTGGCTGTTAAGTGGCATATATTTGACAACACCTGAATTAGCAAGTAGTAAATTCAAGTTTGACACTACCAACATTATTACAGGTGTCGTTGTTAATTCCCAAGACAGATTGAAAAAAGGTCATTCCTACTCAAGCACTAAACTTGTAAGATTGGATTTAAGTGCCTTTTTCGGTAATTTAACAACTAGCATTGATAATCCAAATGCAACAACCACTACAAAAACCTCATCTTCTAAAACAGTTTCCAGTAAAAAATCAACTAATACAAAGCAAAAAGAGGGAACTGGCATTACCGTGTTTATGAACATTGATAATATTCATTCTAAGTCAAAAGATATGAAATTAATGAAAGATATTGGAAAATATCTTAAAAAAAGAGGTTATAAGGTTGAAATTGGTGGTATCGGACCAAGTTATCATTATTCCCAAATAAATCGTGTGAAAAAGAATGGAATATATATGTGCATTTATGGAGGAGCATGCGCTGGAACATTAAAAGAACACTGGACATCTAACCACTATAAAAATGTTCTCAAAAAGAAAAAAGCCAAAATGGTAGTGGCATTCTTATCGCCACCTAGTACAAATATCCACAATTTAAAATGGTTGCCTCGTGCTCACGATGATAATTTTTCACCTTCAGGATTTAGAGGTGTCAGTAATCCTGAAAAACATCTTTTAAATGCTGGAGTGGGTGTAGTAATTGGTAAAAATGCAAAGGAAATTGCTTCTAAATTCCCTAATTTCAAAACTACTGCTAAAAAAACAACTAAAAAAACAAAGAAAACAAAGACTACACCAATATCTACCAATACTGCTCTATCAATCAATAACGAAATGGCAAGTGCTAGAAACAGATTAAGTGATAGTATTCGTGATTTATTAAGTTTAAAACTCACAATACCATTGGGAAATCCATTATTGAAGAAGTTGCATACAAATATGTTTTTATATACAGAATTACCAACCGAATTTGTATTAGAAAACTTTTCTACACTTGCAGAGGTGTTAAATTCAACCTATAATCGTTATGTTGGATATTCATTGAATAGATGGTATATTGAAGCAGTTACAATAACTAATGATGGTACAAAGTTCGATGCAGAAGTTGAAGTGAATCCATTCCCTAGCAGTGTAAGACAATACAGAGAGAGTAGATTGAAATGGGAAAATGATTATAAATCAGCCCAGCAATCCAATTCAAGTTCATCTAAAAAATCATCTAAATCAAAAACAACAAGTAAATCCAAGAAAAACACCAGTTTGAAAGGTGGAGAAGGTAAAGTCATTGACAATCTTGTCAAAAAGATTGTTGGAAATGAAACTAATGATTTAAAGAAAGCTAAATTAATTCATTCTTGGTTATTGGATAATGTCAATTATTCAGGTTATACGAATTCTAAGTATAAAACACCAGTTAAATGTTACAATAACCGTAAACATTTGAACTGTGCAGATACTAGTAGACTAACAGCAAGTATGTTCCGTTCTGCAGGAATAAATTGTTTCGTTGTTCATTCCACATGCCATTACTACACCGTTATGAAATACAAAGGAAAACTGTATTGCAGTGATGCAACAAGCAAACAAAGGTCATTCAACACCTATTGGAAAGGGTCATCATGCCATAGTGGAAAGACTGTCAAATTTACAGGTAAAAATTGTTATTATGCCGTCTGTGGTAAAAATCCGTGTAGTTAG
- a CDS encoding peptidoglycan-binding protein: MSFFSVISADEISKGSTPMALKVIQDKGVGVTPDLRIIVNDLNEGNKQFLNNGYGGISFKIDVIINKNDMFGNTTVLEKLHEWMTTMTPLYVVTEAIDIKNDRYIISKNSDRKQTYRDNTVWSLEFIQFKGINITKFKNDNSYVNKAKKNYAKAKKKAKASKKSKANSTNKNKLKKCKLSNLKYGLKKSNCVKYMQKVLKKKGYLTKKQVDGYFGPVTKTALKQFQKKYKKKYKLKANGKVDKATLKALIKV, encoded by the coding sequence ATGAGTTTTTTTAGTGTGATAAGTGCTGATGAAATTAGTAAAGGTTCAACCCCAATGGCTTTAAAAGTTATCCAAGACAAAGGTGTTGGAGTAACACCTGATCTAAGAATTATTGTTAATGACTTGAATGAGGGAAATAAACAATTTTTAAACAATGGTTACGGTGGAATCTCATTTAAAATTGATGTAATAATCAATAAAAATGATATGTTTGGTAATACAACAGTTCTTGAAAAGTTACACGAATGGATGACAACTATGACTCCATTATATGTAGTTACGGAAGCAATTGACATCAAAAATGACAGATACATCATTTCTAAAAACAGTGATAGAAAGCAGACTTACCGTGATAATACTGTTTGGTCATTGGAATTTATTCAATTTAAAGGAATTAACATTACTAAATTCAAAAATGATAATTCTTATGTTAATAAAGCCAAGAAAAATTATGCAAAAGCAAAAAAGAAAGCAAAAGCCAGTAAAAAATCAAAGGCAAACAGTACCAACAAGAATAAATTGAAAAAATGTAAACTCTCAAATCTGAAATATGGTTTAAAAAAGAGTAATTGTGTTAAATACATGCAGAAAGTGTTGAAAAAGAAAGGATACTTGACTAAAAAGCAGGTAGATGGTTATTTTGGACCTGTAACAAAGACTGCACTTAAACAGTTCCAGAAGAAATATAAAAAGAAATACAAGTTAAAAGCAAATGGGAAGGTTGATAAGGCAACTTTAAAAGCATTAATCAAGGTATAA
- a CDS encoding PEGA domain-containing protein produces MMKKVRLLPNNEVNPETRNINFIINDGTDAIKGASVSIGEITGTTGSAGGCTLHNVSDGEHSAIVTADGYTSKTETITVSANATTFTISLETE; encoded by the coding sequence ATGATGAAGAAGGTGAGGTTACTCCCTAATAATGAGGTAAATCCTGAAACTCGCAACATAAACTTCATCATCAACGATGGAACAGATGCAATCAAAGGTGCAAGTGTATCAATTGGTGAGATTACAGGAACTACTGGTTCTGCAGGTGGCTGTACATTACACAATGTATCTGATGGAGAACATTCAGCAATTGTTACCGCAGATGGTTACACATCTAAAACCGAGACCATTACTGTAAGTGCAAATGCTACTACATTTACTATCAGTTTAGAAACAGAATAA
- a CDS encoding XkdF-like putative serine protease domain-containing protein, whose protein sequence is MNEATYITGVVIANGVPDSDGDCLDKKDIKKIFTKYLDRATDVMHTRIKNEGVEVLANWITETDTELNGKIVPAGSWMATFAITNEELLSSINDGSIQGLSLGSVSEDAMTKKYWFINKSIHYQDLDDMEEVIPLFISFVDKGANQYGLEIMDYNVYINKNDKTGEKMTNENKNEEPMIPISSLAKLRDIFSINKSETEDEEKPDETDIDKDETVEQPPVNEDITNKDLLEQLPGAVAQAVKEAITEAVSKSGTDPNIDKADEEEEKEDDVEINKSKQDKDDDSDEETNPEEDKKDDVDINKRQTSMTDVAVDMTPPSDFYERTGRDHLGRKIRS, encoded by the coding sequence TTGAACGAAGCAACTTATATCACTGGTGTTGTTATTGCTAATGGTGTTCCAGACAGTGATGGCGATTGCCTAGATAAAAAAGACATCAAAAAGATTTTTACAAAGTATCTAGACAGAGCTACTGATGTAATGCACACTAGAATCAAAAACGAGGGTGTCGAAGTCCTTGCAAACTGGATTACTGAAACCGACACCGAACTCAATGGTAAAATTGTTCCAGCTGGTTCTTGGATGGCAACTTTTGCAATAACTAATGAAGAATTACTATCTTCAATAAACGATGGTAGTATTCAAGGTTTAAGTCTTGGTTCTGTTTCAGAAGATGCCATGACTAAGAAATATTGGTTTATTAACAAATCTATTCACTATCAAGACTTAGATGATATGGAAGAAGTTATTCCATTGTTTATTAGTTTTGTAGACAAGGGAGCAAACCAATATGGCTTGGAAATAATGGATTACAACGTTTACATCAATAAAAATGATAAAACTGGTGAAAAAATGACTAATGAAAATAAGAATGAAGAACCAATGATTCCGATATCATCTCTTGCTAAACTTCGTGATATCTTCAGTATCAACAAAAGCGAAACTGAAGATGAAGAAAAGCCTGATGAAACAGATATCGACAAAGATGAAACTGTTGAACAACCACCTGTTAATGAAGATATCACCAATAAAGATTTATTGGAACAGTTACCAGGTGCAGTAGCTCAGGCAGTTAAAGAAGCAATTACAGAAGCAGTATCAAAAAGTGGAACTGACCCTAATATTGATAAAGCTGATGAAGAGGAAGAAAAAGAAGATGATGTTGAAATCAACAAATCTAAACAAGATAAAGATGATGACTCAGATGAAGAGACCAACCCTGAGGAAGATAAAAAAGACGATGTTGATATTAACAAAAGACAAACTTCTATGACTGATGTAGCAGTCGATATGACTCCCCCATCTGATTTCTATGAAAGAACTGGTAGAGATCACTTAGGAAGAAAAATTAGAAGTTAA